GTTGTACCGGCGAACTTATTTCCTCTCAAGGACTCTTATTAACCAATCACCACTGTGGCTATAGCCAAATCCAAAGTCATTCTACCTTAGAAGATAATTACCTAAAAGATGGTTTTTGGGCCGCTTCTCGCGAAGAGGAACTTCCCAATAGCGGATTGTATGCTGCCATCATCAAAGAAATTAAGGATGTAAGTAATGATGTCTTAGAAGGAACAACTACCGAGATGGCAGAAGCCGAGCGCGATTCTATTATTCAGTCCAATCGTCAATCGCTATTAGCTAAAATGAAAGAAGCCTATCCAAAACTTGAATTTGAGTTGAAGGATTTCTTCTTTGGCAATCAATATTTATTGATCAGTAAAACCATTTACAATGATGTGCGCTTGGTAGGAGCTCCTCCCAGCAGCGTAGGTAAATATGGTGCGGATACCGATAACTGGGTATGGCCTCGTCATACCGGAGACTTTTCCATCTTCCGTATTTATGCGGATTCTAATAATCAACCGGCCGACTATTCTGCCGATAATGTACCCTTTAAACCTGCTCGTCACCTGAAAGTGAATATTGCTGGTGTTAGAGAAGGCGATTTCACGATGGTTTATGGATTCCCTGGTAGTACCCAACAGTATTTACCAGCCGCAGAAGTTCAGAATACCGTAGAGCATTATAATCCTGCCCGCATTGCCGTGCGCGATAAGATCTTGATGATTCTGGATGAAAAGATGCGTAAAGACGAAGCTACGCGTTTGCGATATGCTAGTAAATATGCTCGTATCAGCAATAGCTGGAAACGTTGGAAGGGGGAAATCCTTGGCATCGAAAGAACCCATGCTATTGAAGCCTTGCGCAAGGAGGAACGTCTATTTGAGCAAACTTGTAAGGCTATTCCTGAATTACAGACTGAGCAACATTTAGTAGCCGAAATGGTAGACCTCTACACCAAACGTCGTCCAATAAACATGGAGCGCTACGCTTATATCGAAGTAGGTTATTTCGGTATTGAAGCCTTCCGCCATGTATTGGGCTATGGCAAATTAGTGTCCTTGGCAGAAGCAGGACGTACGGAGGAACTCAAAGCGGAAGCCGAACGTTTAGCCAAGGCCATGGAAGGCTTTAAGAAGGATTATGATTATGATCTGGACTTAAAAGTGGCCAAGAACATCCTACCCATGTATTTGAAAGCCATTAAAACTGAGCCCGGAGAAGAAGTGCGCGAATTGCAAGGCAAGGATATGAATGAGCAGATAGAGGAGATTGCCGAAATGTTTGAAGATGCGCCTTATTTCGCCAGTGATTTCAGTGAGAAGCTCTTAAAGGATCCCGCCAAAATGGCTAAGAAGATTGCTGATGATGATCTTTATGAATTGAGCTGGGAGATGTATGATCATTATTTCCAGGTATTGAATGCACGGAACCGTGAGTTTGAATTGAAGATTGAAGCCCTGCAAGCTCGTTATGTGCGTGCCTTACAAAGAGCATTTCCCAAAAAGCCTTTTTATCCGGATGCGAACTCCACCTTGCGTGTAGCCTACGGCCAGGTTAAGTCTTACGAAGCGCGTGATGCGGTGATCTACCAATCTCAAACTCATTTAAGCGGAGTAATGGAAAAGTACATTCCGGGGGATTATGAGTTCGACTTGCCGCAAAAGCTTATCGATCTATACGAGAAAAAGGATTATGGTCGCTATGGCAAGGATGGAGAGATGCCAGTTTGCTTTATTGCTACCAACCATACTACTGGTGGTAATTCCGGATCTCCGGTATTAAATGCCCGCGGCGAATTAATCGGATTAAACTTCGATCGCGCCTGGGATGGCGTTATGAGTGATATGTATTTTGATCCTAGCATTTGTCGTAATGTGATGGTGGATTTACGCTATGTACTTTTCATTATCGACAAACTTGGCGGAGCCAGTTATTTAGTAGATGAAATGGATTTGGTGACCGTGCATCCCGATGATCAAAAGGAAGTAAAGGAAGATGCGGTTGAAAGTGAATCAACCGAAACCTTAAAGAAAGCTGGATAAGCTTCTAATAATTTAGCCCCGCCTCGTGCGGGGTTTTTTGTTAATGAGCCTATCTATTTTTATACATTGCTAGGTAATACATACAATATCAGTCTTTATGCGAATCATATACCCCCTTTTGAGCTTGGTCCTTTTTTGCAGCTCCCTAAGTCTTAATGCCCAAAATGCCCTCAATTTCGATGGGGCCGATGATCGCCTAAGCTGTGGCAATGATGCCAGCGTGCAATTATCAGGTTCGGCCATTAGTTTGGAAGCCTGGATTTTCCCCACTGCCTGGACCAGCCAAGTCTGGCAAGGGAATATTATCAATAAGGAGAATAATTCGCCCGATTACGGCTATATGTTGCGCTGTGGCGATAATGGAAAATTGAATTTCAATCTCGGTAATGGCAGCTGGAATGAGTTAACCACCGCAGCCAATACCCTAAGCTTAAATACCTGGCAGCATGTAGCAGGTACTTATGATGGCTCCATGATTCGCCTTTATGTAAACGGAATTCAAGTAGATTCTGCCAGTATGAGCATGAGCTTCTCCAGTGGTTTACAGAACCTTACCATCGGCAATTGGAGCAATACCCCCGATCGGACTTTTATGGGGAGCATTGATGAAGTAAGGGTTTGGAATGTTGTACGTACTAAAGGGGAGATTGCCGCAAATATGAATGCTGAATTTTGTACCGCACCTGCCGGTTTGGTAGCTTATTATCAATTGAATGAAGGACAAGCCGGCGGCAGCAATGCCAACCTGAATACCGCTCCCGATTTAAGTGGGAATGGGAATACCGGCAACCTTAGCAATTTTGCCTTAACGGGATCGGTGTCTAACTGGGTAATGGGTTCACCCATCAATCCGGCTTCCGATTTTGTTCAGATAGTGGATAGTACCTGTACCGATTATCTAGGAGCAGGAGGGATCCTTTATGATTCCACCGGTATTTATTTGGATACCCTTCAGAATAGCGATGGCTGTGATTCGATAATTGAACTAAACCTCACCGTTAACTCCGTGAATAATGCCGTAACAGCCAACAGTAATATTTTGGTTAGCCAGCAAACGAATGGAACTTATCAGTGGGTGGATTGCAGCAATGGCAATACCTGGGTAAATGGTGCCAATAGCCAATTACTAAGCCCTCCGGATCCTACACACTCTTATGCGGTAATTGTCAATTATAGGGGATGTGTGGATACTTCTGATTGTACATTTTTGGCGGGTATTGGTTTAAGCGAACAGAGTGGGACAAGCTTTGAGGTGTATCCTAATCCGGCGCAGGGTCCAATTCAGGTTTCCCATCCCGGAATGCATGAAGGTAAACTGGAAGTAATTAGCCTCGGTGGAAAAATCCTCTTAAGCCAAGCCCTAAATGGGGAAGCGAGTACAATTGATACGGAAGAATTGGAAGCAGGATTATACCTCTTGCGATTACAAAGTGGCCAAAGCCAGCAGCTTGAAAAAATTAGAATTCTCAAATAAAGAATGGAAAACAAAGACCTGAAACAATTACAATATCCCGTTGGTGGATATGATTGGCCGGAAAGCGTTTCTGAGGAGCAAATTCAAGAATGGCTTCAAACCATCGCTGATTTTCCGGCAGCAGTATTAAAGATTGTAAAGGAAAGTACCGCAGCTCAAAGAGAGTGGCCGTATCGCCCTGGAGGCTGGAATATTCGCCAATTGGTGCATCATACGGCCGACAGTCATTTGAACAGTCTGGTGCGCTTTAAATGGGCTTTAAGTGAAGACTGTCCCACCATTAAGGCATACGACCAAAATGGCTGGGCGGCACAAAGTGATTATACCAATACTGATCTGACTTTAAGTCTCAATTTTTTAGTGGCGCTCCATGCACGCTGGGTTGATTTAATGCGCTCTTTAACTGATGAGGAGCTCCAGAGAAAGTATAAACATCCGGATCATGATGAGTTGCGCACTTTAGCCGGAACCATTGGAGGCTACGCCTGGCATTGTCGCCATCATTTAGCTCATATGCAGCTGGCTATTAGTTCAAATGG
The Croceimicrobium hydrocarbonivorans genome window above contains:
- a CDS encoding S46 family peptidase; protein product: MKRVLFFLIALSIGGSLTAKEGMWLPHLIAQLNYSEMQRMGLQISAEDIYSVNQSSLKDAVVHFNGGCTGELISSQGLLLTNHHCGYSQIQSHSTLEDNYLKDGFWAASREEELPNSGLYAAIIKEIKDVSNDVLEGTTTEMAEAERDSIIQSNRQSLLAKMKEAYPKLEFELKDFFFGNQYLLISKTIYNDVRLVGAPPSSVGKYGADTDNWVWPRHTGDFSIFRIYADSNNQPADYSADNVPFKPARHLKVNIAGVREGDFTMVYGFPGSTQQYLPAAEVQNTVEHYNPARIAVRDKILMILDEKMRKDEATRLRYASKYARISNSWKRWKGEILGIERTHAIEALRKEERLFEQTCKAIPELQTEQHLVAEMVDLYTKRRPINMERYAYIEVGYFGIEAFRHVLGYGKLVSLAEAGRTEELKAEAERLAKAMEGFKKDYDYDLDLKVAKNILPMYLKAIKTEPGEEVRELQGKDMNEQIEEIAEMFEDAPYFASDFSEKLLKDPAKMAKKIADDDLYELSWEMYDHYFQVLNARNREFELKIEALQARYVRALQRAFPKKPFYPDANSTLRVAYGQVKSYEARDAVIYQSQTHLSGVMEKYIPGDYEFDLPQKLIDLYEKKDYGRYGKDGEMPVCFIATNHTTGGNSGSPVLNARGELIGLNFDRAWDGVMSDMYFDPSICRNVMVDLRYVLFIIDKLGGASYLVDEMDLVTVHPDDQKEVKEDAVESESTETLKKAG
- a CDS encoding LamG domain-containing protein — its product is MRIIYPLLSLVLFCSSLSLNAQNALNFDGADDRLSCGNDASVQLSGSAISLEAWIFPTAWTSQVWQGNIINKENNSPDYGYMLRCGDNGKLNFNLGNGSWNELTTAANTLSLNTWQHVAGTYDGSMIRLYVNGIQVDSASMSMSFSSGLQNLTIGNWSNTPDRTFMGSIDEVRVWNVVRTKGEIAANMNAEFCTAPAGLVAYYQLNEGQAGGSNANLNTAPDLSGNGNTGNLSNFALTGSVSNWVMGSPINPASDFVQIVDSTCTDYLGAGGILYDSTGIYLDTLQNSDGCDSIIELNLTVNSVNNAVTANSNILVSQQTNGTYQWVDCSNGNTWVNGANSQLLSPPDPTHSYAVIVNYRGCVDTSDCTFLAGIGLSEQSGTSFEVYPNPAQGPIQVSHPGMHEGKLEVISLGGKILLSQALNGEASTIDTEELEAGLYLLRLQSGQSQQLEKIRILK
- a CDS encoding YfiT family bacillithiol transferase → MENKDLKQLQYPVGGYDWPESVSEEQIQEWLQTIADFPAAVLKIVKESTAAQREWPYRPGGWNIRQLVHHTADSHLNSLVRFKWALSEDCPTIKAYDQNGWAAQSDYTNTDLTLSLNFLVALHARWVDLMRSLTDEELQRKYKHPDHDELRTLAGTIGGYAWHCRHHLAHMQLAISSNGDYQ